Below is a genomic region from Actinoallomurus bryophytorum.
GATGGCGCCCCAGTCGTGTCCGACGACGGTGGCCGTTCGTTCGCCTAGAGCATCGATCAGCGCCACCACGTCACCGACCAGATGCAGGATCGTGTAGTCCTCGGTCGCGGCGGGCCGGTCCGTACCGGCGTAGCCGCGCTGGTCCGGCGCCACGGCGTGGAAGCCGGCCTCGGCGAGCGCGGTCAGCTGCGAACGCCAGGAGTAGGCGGATTCGGGAAAGCCGTGCAGCAGGAGCACCAGCGGGCCCGTACCGGCCTCGGCGAGGTGCATCCGCAGCCCGTTGACCTCAAGGTGACGTCGTGTGATCCCGGTCATGCTGGGCCCCGTTCTCCAGGCGTCCCCGAGGACGTGGTCGGCCATGCCCAGGCAGTATCTCCCTAGTCGAGCCAGCCGGGCTTGACGAGACCGGTCTCATAGGCGATGACGACGAGCTGGGCGCGATCGCGGGCGTGCAGTTTGACCATGGCGCGGCTCACGTGCGTCTTGGCCGTCGCCGGGCTGACCACCAGGCGGGCGGCGATCTCGTCGTTCGACAGGCCCTCGGCCGCCAGGGCCATGACCTCGCGTTCGCGATCGGTGAGGGCGGTCAGCTCGACGCCGGCCCTCGGCTTCTTCGCCTTGGCGGCGAACTCCGCGATCAACCGGCGGGTCACGCTCGGGGACAGCAGGGCGTCGCCGCTGGCGACCTCGCGGACCCCGCGTACGAGGTCGGCGGGCTCCGTGTCCTTGACGAGGAAGCCGCTGGCGCCGCCGCGCAGCGCCTCGAAGACGTATTCGTCCAGCTCGAACGTGGTCAGAATGATGATCTTCGTGCCGGTGAGCCGGTCATCGCCGACGATCTGCCGGGCCGCGGCCAGGCCGTCCATCACCGGCATGCGGATGTCCATCAGGACGATGTCGGGGCGATGCCGCCGGGCGAGCATCACGGCCTGCTGTCCGTCGGCGGCCTCGCCGACCACATCGATGTCCGGCTGGGCGTCCAGCAGCGCACGAAAGCCGGCACGTACGAGTGCCTGGTCGTCGGCGAGGAGTACACGGATCTTCATGGGGTGTTCGTCTCGTCCGTCTCGTGCGGGGTCTCCGGGCCGGGCGGCGGGACCTGCTCGACCGTGGGCGGCGAGCGCACCGGGAGCCGGGCACGGACGCGAAAGCCGTCGACGCCGTTTCGGGGGCCGGCGGAGATCTCACCGCCCAGCGAGGCGACACGTTCGCGCATCCCGGGGATGCCGTTGCCGCCGCCGCCCGGCGGCTCTCCGGGGAGACCGTGTCCGTCGTCCTGGACCTCGACGAGCACGTGGTCCTCCCTGTACTCGAGCCTGATGTTCGCCGTCACGTCCGGTCCGGCGTGACGGGTGACGTTCGTCAGCGCCTCCTGGATGATCCGGAACGCGGCGAGGTCGACACCCGCCGGAAGCGGACGCGGCTTACCGATCGTTCGCATGCGCACGGTGAGACCGGCCACCTCGGCGCGGGCGAGCAGGTCGTCCAGGCGCGCCAGCCCGGCGGCGGGCGAACGCGGCGCGCCCTCGTTGACCTGACGGAGGACGCCGAGGACCGAACGCACCTCGCTCAGCGCCTCCTTGCTCGCGTCCTTGATCGCGCTGAGCGCCGTTCGTACCTGCTCGGGACGCTCGTCCATGAGGTGCAGCGCGACGCCCGCCTGAACGTTGATCATCGAGATGTTGTGCGCGAGGACGTCGTGCAGCTCGCGGGCGATGCGAAGCCGCTCCTCGCTGGCCTGGCGCCGCTCCTCCTCGACGCGCGCGCGGCGCACCTCGGCGGCACGCTCGTGCCGGATCCGTACCACCTCGGCCCCGGCGAGCACGAGCAGCAGCCAGGTGAACATGGCCACCGCGTGGCCGAGTGTCCAGTAGCCCAGCCGGAACGGCCCGAACGGGGTGAGCAGGCCCAGCGTGCTGAGGACGACGAGTGCGATGCCCGTCACGGTGCACGCGGCGGCACGCCGGCCGGCGGTCACGGCCGCGATGATCGCGACGAGCGGGCTGAGGAAGACCGGGCCGAAGACGTATCCGCGCAGAACGAACACCACGGTGATCGCCATGATCACGGCCAGGACCGCAGACGGGTGGCGACGGCGGAAAAGGAGCGCGACCGGGCCCGCGACGAGTAGTGAGTACGCCAGAATGTCGAGATGCAGGGACTGGTAGCGCACGTGGGCGTCGGCGCCGGATGAGGCCGTGAGCTGGATGAAGGCGACGACGAGAGGCACGACGAAGGACGGCAGGTCACTCGGCCGCCATCGCGAGGTCGTGCGTTCGCCGGTCACATCTGAACCCTAGGAGATCCGGTGTGCGTACTACATCGTGCGCCGGTGGACACCGTGACTACGTCAGCGGGAGTAGTCACCCGCTGACCTGGCATTTACCGAGCGTTTGCCGATCATCCACAACACTGTGGCGGCAACGCGTGTGGCCCAAAGGGGAGGTGCGTGCACTTTTTACGCGACTCGGGCGTCATAAGTGGGCGGGGGCAGTCGGTTTGACAGATACCGTAAACCGGCCGGGGCGTGTCATCGACCGCCCCACACCCTTCCTGAACCCTGGTGCGTTCCCGTACGGGACGGGCCGGATCTTGAGAGGACATCGGTGGGACTGACGAGCGGGGGGCTCCTCGCCTTTGTGGTCTTGGTGGCCATCGGCCTGGGCGTGGCCACGATCTGGTGGTGGCCGAGATTCGCCGGGGCCGGAGCCCGCATGCTGCTCTCCCGGATCGGGCTGTTCGCAGGCGCCCAGTTCACGCTGATGATGGTGCTGCTGCTGGCGGTGAACAACTACTTCCTGTTCTATGCCTCCTGGGCGGACCTGCTGGGGACCAACCACCAGCCGGTGCACATCCAGGCCAACAACAGCCTGGTCATCACCAAGCCCAAGGGCACGGGGCAGCCGCTGGCCCGCCAGACGACCGCCTTTGACAACAAGAAAAAGCCCGACCCGACTCACGACGGTCAGATCGAGCAGGTACAGATCCAGGGAGCGCGCACCGGCCTCACCACCCAGGCGTACGTCTTCCTGCCCCCGCAGTACTTCCAGAAGCAGTTCGCCAAGCGCCATTTCCCGGTGATGTATGACTTCACCGGCTTTCCCGGCCTGCCCGAACAACTCGTCACGCGGCTCAAGGTGCCGTCCACCGCGGCCACGGAGATGAACGCCGGCCAGATCCAGCCGATGATCATCGTGATGATGCGGCCGTCACCGACCTCGGTGATGCCCAAGGACACCGAGTGCACGGACGTGCCGGGCGGCCCGCAGGTGCTGTCCTTCTACACGCAGGACGTCGCCGAGGCCCTCATGTCCACGTACCGCGTGGCGAGCAACCCGCACGCATGGGGCGCGATGGGCGACTCGACCGGCGGCTACTGCGCGGTGAAGCTGGCGATGAAGGCGTCCGACCGGTTCACCGCAGCGGTGTCGATGGCGGGGTACTTCTACCCCCGGCAGGACTGGCAGACCGGCGATCTGTACGCGGGCAGCAAGCAGGTCAAGAACGACAACAGTCTGATCTGGCGGCTCCAGCACCTCCCGCCGCCCCCGATCTCAGTGCTGATCACCACCAGCCCGGACGGCGAGCGGGACTTCGGTGAGGCCAGGAAGTTCCTCCAGACGGCACGGGCGCCGCTGACGACCGACAAGATCCTCGTACCGGGCGGAGGGCACAACCCCCGTACCTGGCGGCGCGTGCTGCCCAGCGCCCTGCTCTGGATGAGCCAGCACCTGCAGCACGAGGACGCCTGAGCTCCTCACCGGCGTAGCGGCGCCCCCGGCGGCGCGGGGACGAGCGCGTCGAGGAGCCGCTGGAGCACCCGGGCGAAGGTCTCGATCTCCTCGGGCTCGGACGTGCTCAGGGCCTCGGCGAGGATCGACTCGAGGGCGGTGCGCATGGTCTGGACGGCCTGCCGGCCCTCGGGTGTCAGTGAGAGGCGGGTCGCCCGCGCGTCGTCGGCGTCGGCGGCCCTCGTCACCAGCCCGGCCTGTTCGAGCCGCGTGGCGTACCGCGTGGCCACCGTGCGGTCGAGGCCGATGAGGTCCGCGAGCCGGCTCGCCGTCGCGGGCCCGGCGCGGGCCAGTCCGGACAGCACCGGGTACGTGGTGCTGTCGACGCCGACGACCCCTTCGGTGAGCCGGTCGTACAGGTGAGCGCGGTTGCCGCGCAGCAGCAGGGCTCCGAGGTCGGCGGCGATCTGTTCGGCGGGCACGGTCACGGCCCTCATGATACGTGCAAAAAGCACGCATCTCGGCTAGGGTAAGAAGCGTGCAGATTGCACGCTCTTTAGGAGGGGTCATGGTCGACGACATCGTGAGTCCCGAGGACGTCCTGCCCGACGGTGTGGACGGCACCGTGCTGAACGGCGTCCAGGTTCGCAAGGGCTCGGTGGCGGCCTTCGTGGCCAACGCCAAGAACCTCCAGCGCCTCGCTCCCGGTACCGAGGAACACGGCCGCGTGTCCGACCAGTTGCGCGCGCTGGCCCCGGCCGTGGCGGCGGTGGGGCTGTTCGACGTCTTCGAGGCGCGCTCACCCGAACTCCGGAAGATCATCGCTGCGGGTTGACCCTCAGCGATGATCCGGCACCTCCAGGCCAAAGGCCGCTAGGGCCCCGGGGCCTGTTGCCGTAGCTGTGCCCGCGGTGACCTCAGCGGCCGCTCGTCACCATCCAGACGTGTCCGTCGGGGTCGGCGAAGGCACCGGCGTAGCCCCACGGTTGCGGTCCGGGCTTGGTCACGAGCTCCGCACCCGCCTCGTGCGCGCGCCGCATCAGCTCGTCGACACCCTCGTCGCTGCCGGCGTCGAAGTTGACGACGCATTCGCTGTGCCCACGCGGTGCGACCTCGCGGTCCCCGATGACCCAGCCGAAGCCGCCCGTCGGAACCAGCATGATCCCCATGCCC
It encodes:
- a CDS encoding alpha/beta hydrolase, translating into MGLTSGGLLAFVVLVAIGLGVATIWWWPRFAGAGARMLLSRIGLFAGAQFTLMMVLLLAVNNYFLFYASWADLLGTNHQPVHIQANNSLVITKPKGTGQPLARQTTAFDNKKKPDPTHDGQIEQVQIQGARTGLTTQAYVFLPPQYFQKQFAKRHFPVMYDFTGFPGLPEQLVTRLKVPSTAATEMNAGQIQPMIIVMMRPSPTSVMPKDTECTDVPGGPQVLSFYTQDVAEALMSTYRVASNPHAWGAMGDSTGGYCAVKLAMKASDRFTAAVSMAGYFYPRQDWQTGDLYAGSKQVKNDNSLIWRLQHLPPPPISVLITTSPDGERDFGEARKFLQTARAPLTTDKILVPGGGHNPRTWRRVLPSALLWMSQHLQHEDA
- a CDS encoding sensor histidine kinase — encoded protein: MTGERTTSRWRPSDLPSFVVPLVVAFIQLTASSGADAHVRYQSLHLDILAYSLLVAGPVALLFRRRHPSAVLAVIMAITVVFVLRGYVFGPVFLSPLVAIIAAVTAGRRAAACTVTGIALVVLSTLGLLTPFGPFRLGYWTLGHAVAMFTWLLLVLAGAEVVRIRHERAAEVRRARVEEERRQASEERLRIARELHDVLAHNISMINVQAGVALHLMDERPEQVRTALSAIKDASKEALSEVRSVLGVLRQVNEGAPRSPAAGLARLDDLLARAEVAGLTVRMRTIGKPRPLPAGVDLAAFRIIQEALTNVTRHAGPDVTANIRLEYREDHVLVEVQDDGHGLPGEPPGGGGNGIPGMRERVASLGGEISAGPRNGVDGFRVRARLPVRSPPTVEQVPPPGPETPHETDETNTP
- a CDS encoding VOC family protein; the protein is MRPVIVALPIADRQVSYRFYQDGLGWMAEGEPAEDGVPEPLRFALNEGMGIMLVPTGGFGWVIGDREVAPRGHSECVVNFDAGSDEGVDELMRRAHEAGAELVTKPGPQPWGYAGAFADPDGHVWMVTSGR
- a CDS encoding MarR family winged helix-turn-helix transcriptional regulator, which gives rise to MTVPAEQIAADLGALLLRGNRAHLYDRLTEGVVGVDSTTYPVLSGLARAGPATASRLADLIGLDRTVATRYATRLEQAGLVTRAADADDARATRLSLTPEGRQAVQTMRTALESILAEALSTSEPEEIETFARVLQRLLDALVPAPPGAPLRR
- a CDS encoding response regulator transcription factor, with the protein product MKIRVLLADDQALVRAGFRALLDAQPDIDVVGEAADGQQAVMLARRHRPDIVLMDIRMPVMDGLAAARQIVGDDRLTGTKIIILTTFELDEYVFEALRGGASGFLVKDTEPADLVRGVREVASGDALLSPSVTRRLIAEFAAKAKKPRAGVELTALTDREREVMALAAEGLSNDEIAARLVVSPATAKTHVSRAMVKLHARDRAQLVVIAYETGLVKPGWLD